In the genome of Selenomonadales bacterium, the window ATGAACGTTGATCCCAAGGATCCGAAAGCTCCGAATCGTGACCGTTTTGTCTTGTCGAAAGGTCATGCGGCACCGGTGCTTTATGCAACACTTGCAGCAAAAGGCTATTTCCCGGAAGAGGAACTCATGGCACTCCGTCAGGTGAATACGCGTATGCAGGGTCATCCGAGTATGAAAGACTTGCCGGGTGTTGATATGTCTACCGGCTCTCTCGGTCAGGGCTTGGCTGCAGCCAACGGTATGGCCCTTGCCGCACGTCTTGACGGCTCCGACCACCGCATCTTCGTTCTCATGGGCGACGGTGAATTGCAAGAAGGCATGATCTGGGAAGCAGCGATGCTTGCAGGTCATTACAAACTCAGCAATATAACAGCATTCGTTGACTATAACGGACTTCAGATCGACGGTCCTGTCACTGATGTTATGTCGCCGCTTCCGCTTGCGGAAAAATGGCGTGCATTCCAATGGAATGTTATCGAGATCGACGGTCACGACATTCCTGCTATCTATGATGCGATCCAGGCGGCAAAAGCCGAAACGGAAAAACCGACTGTCATTTTGGCTAAAACGGTCAAAGGCAAAGGCGTTTCCTTCATGGAAAATCAAGCAGGCTGGCATGGTAACGCACCGTCTAAAGACCAGTGCGAACAAGTTTTGGCAGAAGATTTGGCATAAGCAGGAGGTTATTGAGTCATGGGTAAAGCTACTAGAGAAGCATACGGCGAGGCTCTGCGTGAGCTTGGCGGACAGAATGAAAATATCGTGGTTTTGGATGCGGACTTGTCCGGTTCGACAAAAACGGCCATGTTTAAAAAAGAATATCCGACGCGTTTCTTCAACGCAGGTATCGCTGAACAGAGTATGATCGGTACGGCGGCAGGTCTTGCGGCAGCAGGCAAAACGGCTTTCGCTTCGACGTTCGCAGTATTTGCAACGGGTCGTGCCTTCGAGCAGATCCGCAACTCTGTTTGTTATCCGAAATTGAACGTAAAAGTTGCGGCAACGCATGCAGGCCTTACGGTCGGTGAAGACGGTGCGACGCATCAGGCGATCGAAGACGTTGCTATCATGCGTGCCCTTCCGAACATGACGGTACTCGTTCCTGCCGATGCGGCAGAAGCAAAAGCTGTCGTTCGCTGGGCAGCAGAATACAACGGCCCTGTATACATTCGCCTTGGTCGTTCGGGTGTACCTGATGTATTCGACGAATCGTACGAATTCAAATTCGGCAAAGCCGTTACGCTCAAAGAAGGTACGGATGTTACGCTCATCGGTATGGGCATCATGACATCGGCAGCTCTCGAAGCGGCAGAAATGCTCGCTGAAGAAGGCATCTCGGCAACTGTTCTCAACATGCCGACGATCAAACCGATCGACGAAGAAGCGATCGCAGCGGCGGCAAAAGCTACGGGCGCGATCGTAACGTGCGAAGAACATAACATTATCGGCGGTCTTGGCAGTGCTGTTGCCGAAGTATTGGCAGAAAAAGCACCTGCTCGTCTTGTTCGAGTCGGCGTAAAAGATACGTTCGGTGAATCGGGCAAACCGGCAGACCTCCTCAAAAAATACGGCTTGACGGCTTCTGACATTGCAGCAGCGGCAAAACAAGCTATCGCAAACAAATAAGATAAGATGCGTAAAGCAGTCTGTACTCACATAATAGTGAGTACGGACTGCTTTTTGTTTAGGGGGAGTGACGATGATACGGTGCTGGTGCCATGTGAGTGACTATCTGAAAAAGCTGTGTATCGGTATCGGCGCGCTCATCGGTGCGTATGTGATGGAGCCAAGTGTGCTGTCGGCGGTGTCGGCATGGCTGTCGTTCGAAACGTATGAGATGTTTTTCGGCCGCGATTGTGCGCTCGGATTGGTCATCGCACTCTTTTGTCACGAGATGGGGCATGTACTCGCGGCGCGCATCGTCGGTGTGCGCACGTCACTTCCGTACTTTTTGCCGATGATCGGTGCTGTCGTCTGCCTTAAACGGTGCACGGTCAATAACGGTCGCGAAGCAGTCATTGCGCTCGGCGGGCCTGCACTCGGCAGTATCAGCGTATGTGCATTTCTTGCCATCCATCTCTGGACAGGCGAGCGCGTCTATCTTTTGTGGTCACATCTTGCCGCGTGGCTCAACCTTATCAACCTTCTGCCGTGCTACCCACTCGATGGCAGTCGTGTCGGTGATGGGATATCACGCCATATGTGGGTCGTTGGCATCGGCTTGACGATCGTTTGTCTTTACGTGTGGGAGCATATCATGTTCCTCTTGCTCCTTTTCGTTTCGCTGTGGCGATGGTGGCGGCAAGGGCGGCGTATAGAGAACATACATCGCTTCAGGCGTACGTGGATACTGGGGTGGTATTTGCTCTTATCGCTGATCCTCGGCTGCTTAACGATGATGACAGAAACACTCCTTTTGCGGTGAAAACGAGTGAATTTTGAATCTATCGGCGAAAAAAGCAGGTATTTCGTCAAAAATGTCTAATTATATAATATTATTTACTATGCAAAACAACTTTCATTTGAGTGGAGGATTTCTTTTGATTACATTATCGAACGTAAGCAAAACATATTCTACCGGTGCTGTTGCGATGGATGATATTTCGATCTCGATCGACAAAGGCGAATTCGTTTTTATCGTTGGTCCGAGCGGTGCCGGGAAATCGACGTTGATGAAGATGCTTTTGTTGGAAGAATCTCCCGATAAGGGCGATCTTATCGTCAACGGACATAACCTCAGAGAACTTCCAAAGAAAAAGATTCCGTATCTCCGTCGCAGTATGGGCGTTATCTTCCAAGATTATCGCCTGCTTCCCGACAAGACGGTCTATGAAAATGTCGCGTTCGCGATGCGTATCGTCGAAGCGTCGCGCCGTGAGATGAAACAGAATATTGAGAAGGTGCTCGGACTCGTCGGCCTCAAGCATAAGGCCAAATCGTTCCCTGCACAGCTGTCGGGCGGTGAACAACAGCGTGTGGCGATCGCGCGTGCCATCGTCAATAATCCTGTTATCGTGATCGCCGATGAGCCGACAGGCAATCTCGACCCCGAGAACTCGTGGGAGATCATGAATATCTTTGAAGAGATCAACAAGTCGGGTACGACGATCGTTATGGCGACACACGATAAAACGATCGTAGACTGTATGCGCCGTCGTGTTATTGCGCTTGAAAAAGGTAAGATCGTACGCGATGAAGCGAAGGGAGGATACGGCGATGAAGGTTAGAACTTCGCTTTATTTGATGAAAGAAGCGTTCGTTTCGCTCAAACGAAATGCGCTGATGAGTTTTGCCTCCATCAGTACGGTAGCGGTATCGCTCCTCGTACTCGGTGCGTTCGGTATACTCGGTCTTAATATGGGATATATGGTGTCGGCACTCGAATCGAAAGTCGAGGTAACGGCATATATGCAAGATTCTGTCGAAGGTGAGGCACTCGCACAGGCAGAAGCGGATATCCGTGCTGTCAGCGGGGTATCGGAAGTGACGTTCGTCACGAAAGCCGAAGCACTAACAAGATTCCGTGAACGTCTTGGCGACCAAGCGTCGATGCTCGAAGCACTCGACGATCAGAATCCGCTTCCCAACTCGTTCGAAATAAAAGTGGACAATCCCGAACTTGTCAGACCGACAGCAGAGGCCATCGAACAGATGGCAGGCGTAGAAACGGTCAAATACGGCAGTGAGATCGTCGATCAGCTGTTCCAGATGACGAAGATCTTACGTATCTTGGGTGCCGTCCTGTTGGGCTTCTTAGTCTTTGCTACGCTCTTTATCATCTCGAATACGATACGCCTGACGGTATTCGCGCGTCGTAAAGAGATCGGTATTATGAAATACGTCGGTGCCACGAATGCGTTTATCCGTCTGCCGTTCTTGATGGAAGGTATGATCCTCGGCTCTGTCGGCGGCACGATCGCGGCAGTTGCGCTCTATTATGCGTATTCGGCACTTCTCTATGAAGTACATCAAGTATTGGCTTTCTTGTACTTGGTACCGCTTCATCCTTTCCTCTATATCATCGGCGGCGCGCTCGTCGGCATCGGTATGCTCATCGGTGCGATCGGCAGTGCCATCTCGCTTAGCCGTTATATGGACGTCTGATGGCGGAGGAATGAAGATGAAACGAACGAAAAAAAGTCTTGCGGTGGCACTTGCGTTCACGATGCTCGTTCCGATGAGCAATGTCTGGGCAGACAATCTGAAAGGACAGCTCGATTCGGTCCAAAAGCAGATGAAGTCTGAGCAGTCGAATATCGACAGTGCCAAGAAGCAGATCAAAAATATTACGGAACATTTGGCTCAACTGCAGCAAGAAACAGAAACGGTGCAGGCTGAGCTGACGAATATACAAACGGAATTGACGGAAACGGAACAGCATATCGCTGAAAACGAAGTCGTTCTTGCTGATGCAGAGGCGCGTCTTGAGGCTCATACGAAGGTGCTTCATAAGCGGCTTAGAGATATCTATATCAACGGAAGGATCAACTATCTCGACGTTCTGTTCGGAGCGAAGGATTTTAACGATCTCGTTACGCGCATGGATCTCTTGAAACGCATCGCCAGCCAAGATGCGGAGCTCGTCAGCAGTGTGCGCAGTGAACGTGCGATTATCGTAGAGAAGCGTCAGCAGCTCGAAGATGATAAGGCACATCTTGTCGTACTCAAAGAAAATGCAGAGGCAAAACAGAAACGTATCGACGAGAACAAAGCACAGCAGCAGAGCCTCTTGGCGAAGGCAAGTGCAGATAAAGCAGAGGCAGAACGTACATACAGAGAGCTTCTTTCGAAATCGAAAGAGATCGAAAATATGCTTCGCAATCGTAAGCCTACATTCAATCAACCTGCACAGGTCAAAGGGAGCGGTGACATTATCTGGCCGCTTGGCAGCAGAAGAGTCACATCTCCGTACGGTTGGCGCGTCCATCCGATCTTCGGTACATCGCGCTATCATAGCGGTATCGACATTGCGGCCAACTACGGTGAGCCTATTTGGGCGGCGGCGGGCGGTACGGTCATCCATTCCGGATGGCTCGGCGGCTATGGTAAAACGATCATCATCGACCACGGCGGCGGCTTGACGACGCTGTATGCACACAACTCGAACTTGACGCTCGGTGTCGGTGCTACGGTAAGAAGAGGGCAAATTGTTGCCCATGCAGGGTCGACGGGTTATTCGACAGGCCCGCACCTTCATTTCGAAGTGCGCAAATATGGGGAACCTGTCAATCCGTACAACTATTTCTAAAACGTATAAAAAAGATATCTCTTACATACAGTAGAGAAGAAATGCACAAATACAGGGGTGTCATGGTTGAGTAAACAAAAGATGTGGCTGCGCATGGTGCTTGCCTTCTTGGCGGGAAGTATGCTGACATTGGCAGGTATACTGTTCGTCATGGAACACGCAGTAAACGGTGCAGTCGGTGCGCTCGATTTTTTTCGCACATTGACAGTCGTTGAACATAAATATGTCGATCAGCCCGAGCTCGAAAAACTCTGGCAAGGATCGATCAAAGGGTTGGTCGAAGCGCTCGATGATCCTCATTCGATATACATGGACGCAGAGATGTTTGATGTATTCGAAAGTGCTACGAGCGGTTCGTTCGGCGGGGTCGGACTCGTTGTCGGAGAAAAAGATGATGAGCTCGTCGTTGTATCGCCGATCGAAGGTACTCCCGGCGAAAAAGCAGGTGTCAAGAGCGGCGATATCATCCTCAAGATAGACGGCGAAGATGCAACGAAGTTGAATCTGACAGAAGCCGTCGAGAAGATACGCGGTGAAGAAGGTACGTCGGTAACGCTCACATTGCGACGAGGCGAAGCGACGAAGGAATTCACCATCGTCAGAGATAATATCCAGGTTCATGCCGTATCGGGCAAGATGCTCGAAGGCGATATCGGATACTTGCGCATCACGAACTTCAATGAAGTCGTTGCCGATGACTTGAAGAAAGAATACAGCCGACTGGAAAAAGAAGGCATGAAACGCATCATTCTTGACTTGCGCGACAACCCTGGCGGACTTCTCGATCAGAGCGTAGAGGTTTCTGAACTGTTCGTACCGAAAGGACCTGTCGTATCCATCGTTGAACGTGACGGCAGTCGAACGACGTATGAATCGAAGTCGGAAGGCTCTCCGTACCCGGTCGTGGTGCTCGTCAACCAAGGCAGTGCCAGCGCATCCGAGATCGTCGCAGGTGCGATACAAGATACGAAATCAGGTACGCTCATCGGAACGAAAACGTTCGGCAAAGGCTCGGTACAAGGCGTGTTCCCGCTTCACAGCGGTGCGGTCAAGCTAACGATCGCCAAGTATTATACGCCGAACGAAACGCTCATCGACGGTGTCGGCATCACGCCTGATATCATTGTAGAAGCGAACGGCAGCAGTACCCACGACAACGTACTTCAAACAGCGATCGCTCATCTGAAAACAAAATAACAGAGAGGTCATTTCGCGATATTGTATCAGCGATGATACAGTACAGTCGAAGTGACCTTTTTTGTTCGGAAGGATTGAATCGAAGTGGTGTACGTGATACGATACGAATAACAGATAATAGATGCGGAGGATAATCTCATGGAATTTGTACAAAATGTAATGATGTTCGTGCTTTCTCATATGATACCGATCTTGATGAATCCGATATTTTGGATCATGGTCGTGCTCGTCGTACTGCAATCGCGCCAGATGCAGCAGCGTCAACGCCGCATCTTCGGTGCTGTCAGCTATTCGATACGCGACCAGCTCCTCAAAGCCATCTTCTACGGCATGATAGGGGGTTTTATCGCGAGCACGCTCGTGACACTGTTTGGTATCACCATCAATCACCTCGGCTTTGCCTACTTGTGGCCTGTTGCCGTCGTATTGATGATGATCAATGCACGATTCTTGTGTTTTGCGTATGCGGGCGGTCTTGTCGGTGCCTCGAGTGTCCTGTTCGGCTGGCCGAGCGTCGATGTACCGCAGCTTCTCGCGTTCATTGCCATTCTCCACTTGACGGAAAGCGTGCTCATCTATATCAGCCGTGACTACGGTGTTGTACCGCTCGTTGTCAAGCTCCCTAACGGCCGCCACGTCGGTGCATACCTTATCCAGAACTTGTGGCCGCTCCCGCTCATCGCACTTAATGCCATCACTGTCCCTGCCGATCAGCTCGTATCACTCTTCGCGTTTCCCGACTGGTGGCCGATGCTCCCGACTGTCATTGAGATACCCGACCTGCATGTGCTTGCGTATGCGGCACTGCCTGTCGTAGCGGCACTCGGTTACAGCGATATGGCCATCGCGAACGAACCGAACGAAAAGAGAAAACGCTCTGCTGTCGGCTTGGCGATCTACAGCGTCGGCCTATTGGCTCTTGCGCTTCTTTCGGCAGATGTGACCTCGCTTCAGCTCTTCGCCGCGCTCTGTGCGCCGATCGGCCACGAACTCCTCATACAGAGAGAAAACGAACGCGAGATGAAAGCAGAACCGATATTCGTCCACCCCGACCGCGGTGTGCGTCTTTTGGCAACAGTCGCCGACAGCCCTGCGCAGAAGGCAGGCCTCAAAAGCGGCGATATCATCACGCGCCTCAACAATGTCTATATCGGTGATGCGATGGACTTAGACGATGCGGCTCATGTGATGGTCGCCAACCGCGAGATCGAATATCTCCGCGAAAGTAAATTGTATCGTACGCATTTGGCAGGTGAACAGGGCGATCCGTACGGCCTTATCCTCGTTCCGCACGGCAATGAAACGCGATATGCGCATCTGGAAGCGGAAGGGGTTGCCGTCATGGACTGGCTCAAAAAACGCGGCGGAAAAAAAGAGTGACAAAGATATACTCATGTGGTATAATATAAATAGTAAATACTAACAAATAATTATTATAAAGTAGGTGATGGCCATGGCGCATGTACCCAAACTGCAGACTGTTCTTTCGGGTGAGTCGATACCATTCCGCGTAGAAGCTCCGTTCGTGCCGACGGGTGACCAGCCGACGGCTATCGCCGAGTTGGCAGATAACATTCGCGCAGGCAAAAAAGCGCAGGTGCTTCTCGGTGCAACGGGGACGGGCAAGACGTTCACGATTGCCAAGACGATAGAGGCGGTACAGAAGCCGACGCTCGTCATCGCACATAACAAGACGCTGGCGGCACAGCTTGCGAGCGAGTTCAAAGAGTTTTTCCCCGATAATGCGGTAGAGTATTTCGTCAGCTATTACGATTACTATCAGCCGGAAGCATATATCGCGCAGACGGACACGTATATCGAAAAGGATGCTTCTATCAATGATGAGATAGACAAGCTCCGCCATTCGGCAACGAGTGCGCTGTTCGAGCGCAAAGATGTGATCATCGTGGCGAGCGTGTCGTGCATCTACGGCTTGGGTTCGCCGGAAGAATATAAGAATCTCGTGCTCTCGCTCCGTCAGGGGCAGATACGCGATCGTGACGAGATCTTGCGCAAGCTGGTAGCGATCCAGTATGAACGCAACGATATCGGATTTGAGCGCGGTAAGTTTCGTGTGCGCGGCGATGTGATAGAAGTCGTTCCCGCAGGATATCAGGAACGCGCCATCCGCATCGAGCTGTTCGGTGATGAGATAGACCGCATCGTCGAAGTCGATATTTTGACGGGCGAAGTGCTTGCCGAGCGCAAACATATCGTCATTTATCCTGCGTCGCATTACGTTACGTCGCGAGAGAACATGGAGCGTGCCGTCAGTTCCATCGAAGCGGAACTGGCAGAACGGCTCGAGGTACTGCGCGGGGAAGGCAAGCTTCTGGAAGCACAGCGCCTTGAACAGCGAACGAACTACGATCTCGAGATGATGCAGGAGATGGGCTACTGCTCGGGCATCGAGAACTACTCTCGTCATCTGACGAACCGTCAGGCGGGTGAAGCGCCGTATACGCTGATGGATTATTTTCCCGACGATTATCTGCTCGTCATTGATGAATCGCACGTGACGATCCCGCAGGTGCGCGCTATGTATGCAGGAGACCGCTCGCGCAAGGAATCGCTCGTGGCGAACGGATTTCGTCTGCCGTCGGCATTCGACAACAGACCGTTTCAATTCAGCGAATTTGAAGAGCATATCAATCAGATCATCTATGTTTCGGCGACACCTGCACCGTATGAGCTTGGACAGGCGGACGGGGTCGTACAGCAGATCATTCGTCCGACGGGGCTTCTTGATCCCGAGATAGAACTCAGACCGATCGCAGGACAGATGGACGATCTTCTCGGCGAGATCAAACTGCGTGCGAAGAAGAATGAGCGTGTGCTCGTCACGACGCTGACGAAACGCATGGCAGAAAATCTGACCGATTATTTAAAAGAAATGAACGTTCGTGTGCGGTATCTTCATTCGGATATTGCGACGATCGAGCGGGCGGAGATCATCCGCGACCTCCGTGCAGGTGAGTTCGACGTTCTGGTCGGTATCAACCTTCTTCGTGAGGGCCTTGACCTGCCCGAGGTATCACTCGTGGCGATCCTCGATGCCGATAAGGAAGGCTTCCTCCGTTCGGATACGTCGCTGATTCAGACGATAGGCCGTGCGGCGCGTAATGCCGAAGGGCGCGTTATCATGTATGCCGATCGTGTGACTGATTCGATGAAACGTGCTATTGACGAAACGGAACGCCGCCGCGAAGTACAGCAGGCATACAATACGAAACATGGTATTACACCGCAGACCGTCAAGAAAAAAGTCAAGGAACTCATCGAGTTGACGAAGGTCGCAGAATCGCCTGCCGAATATCGCGCGAAAAAACCGAGCGAGATGACAGAAGCGCAGCGGCTCGATCTTATCGACAGTTTAGTGAGCGAGATGACCGAAGCGTCGCGTAAGCTCGAATTCGAACGTGCGGCAAAACTGCGCGACATGATCGTTGAGCTGAAAGGCAGTCTGCCCGAGAAGAAAAAACGCACAAAAAAAGTGAAGAAATAGATCAAAGAGGGACTAGTGTGAAAGATAAAATTATCATAAAAGGAGCAAGACAACACAATCTGAAAAATATCGACGTGGAGATCCCGCGCGATAAGCTCGTCGTTGTGACGGGTCTGTCGGGCTCGGGCAAGTCGTCACTTGCGTTCGATACTATCTATGCCGAAGGACAGCGCCGCTATGTCGAATCGCTCTCTGCCTATGCGCGCCAATTCCTCGGTCAGATGGATAAGCCCGATGTCGATTATATCGAAGGCTTATCGCCTGCTATTTCGATCGACCAGAAGACGACGAGCCGCAATCCGCGTTCGACTGTCGGTACGGTGACCGAGATCTACGATTATCTGCGCCTTTTGTTCGCGCGTGTCGGCAGACCCTACTGCCCGAAATGCGGTAAGCCGATACAGCAGCAGACGGTACAGCAGATGGTCGATGCATTGATGGCATATCCCGAGCGGACGAAGCTTATTATCATGGCACCACTCGTACGCGGTAAAAAGGGGACGCATCAGCGCGTACTCGAACAAGTGAAAAAAGACGGCTACGTGCGTGTGCGTGTCGACGGTATGATGTACGATATCGGCGATGAGATCACGCTCGAAAAGACGAAGAAGCATACAATAGAAGTCGTCATCGACCGCCTTGTTGTACGCGAAGGGGCAGAGGACCGCATTGCCGACTCTATCGAAACGGCTCTCAAACTATCGGACGGTATCGTGCTCGTGCAGATCATCGACGGAGATGAGTTGACATTCAGTCAGAATTTCTCCTGTATCGACTGCGGTATCAGTTTGCCCGAGATCGCACCGCGTATGTTCTCGTTCAACAATCCGATGGGGGCGTGTCCTGCTTGTACAGGTCTTGGCAGTCATATGGAATTCGATCTTGCGCTCGTCATTCCCGACGAATCGCTCACCTTCCGTCAGGGCGTCGTTGCACCGCTCAGTAAGAACGAAAGCTCGTATGCGATGTGCCAGATGCGTGCCGTTTTGGAGAAATACGGCTACACGCTCGATACGCGATTTGCCGATCTCGCAAATGATGTGAAAGAGAAGCTCATCTACGGTACGGGCGAAGAAAAGTTTTTCTATACGTACGAGAATATGTACGGCGAAATAAAAGAATATCATAACTCGTTTGAAGGTATCATGCCGCTTCTTGCGCGTCGTTATCAGGAAACACATTCCGAATCGACGCAAGCCGAGTATGAAGAATATATGAGCGTGCGCCTCTGTCCGACTTGCCGTGGTGCGCGCCTTAAGCCTGAAGTGCTTGCCGTCAAAATAGGCGGTAAAAATATCTACGAAGTGACGCAGATGACGATCGCGGAAGGTATCGACTTTTTTGAGAATGTCGCATTTACCGAACGCGAACAGTTCATTGCGCGTCAGATATTGAAAGAGATCAAAGCTCGTTTGTCGTTCTTGATGAACGTCGGCCTCAACTATCTGACGCTTGACCGTGCGGCAGGAACGCTGTCGGGCGGAGAGGCACAGCGTATCCGACTTGCTACGCAGATCGGGTCGGGTCTTGTCGGTGTTCTTTATATCCTCGATGAACCGAGCATCGGTCTGCATCAGCGCGACAACAATAAGCTCCTCGCTACGCTGGAGCATCTGCGCGATGTCGGCAACACGCTCCTCGTCGTTGAGCATGACGAAGATACGATGTATGCCGCCGACCACATCATCGACATCGGCCCTGCGGCAGGTCTTGGTGGAGGAGAGATCGTCGCGGCGGGCACTGTCGATGAGATCAAAGCGACTGTCGGTTCGGCAACAGGTGATTATCTCAGCAGAAGAAAGTTTATTCCTGTACCTGCCGTGCGCAGACAGCCGAGTGATAAGTGGATAGAAGTCATCGGTGCGGCAGAGAATAATCTCAAGCATATCGATGCGAGATTTCCGCTCGGCGTGCTGACTGTCGTTACAGGCGTATCGGGCTCGGGCAAAAGTACGCTCGTCAATGAGATCCTGTATAAAGGACTTGCCGACCGCATCTATCGGACGAAGAATCGTCCCGGCAAGCATCTGGATATCCGCGGAACAGAGCATATCGATAAAATTATCGACATCGACCAATCGCCCATCGGGCGCACACCGCGCTCCAACCCTGCGACGTATACGGGGCTGTTTGATACGATACGCGAAGTATTCAGCCAGACGCCCGAAGCCAAGATGCGCGGATACAAGCCCGGCAGATTCAGCTTCAATGTGCGCGGTGGCCGCTGTGAAGCGTGTCGCGGTGACGGTATCATCAAGATAGAGATGCACTTCTTATCAGACGTCTATGTACCGTGCGAAGTCTGCCGCGGTGCACGCTACAATCGTGAAACGCTCGGCGTGAAATACAAAGGCAAAACGATCGCCGATGTGCTCGATATGATCGTCGACGAAGCCGTAGAATTCTTTCAGCATATTCCGAAGCTCGCACGCAAGCTCAAAGTCCTGCAAGATGTCGGCCTCGGTTATATCAAGCTCGGACAGCCTGCCACTACCTTGTCGGGCGGGGAAGCACAGCGCGTCAAGCTGGCTACCGAACTGTCGCGCCGTTCGACAGGCAAGACGCTCTATATCTTAGACGAACCGACGACGGGACTGCATACGGCAGATATCCATAAGCTTCTTGAAGTACTGGGCAGACTCGTTGAAGGCGGTGATACAGTCATCGTCATCGAGCATAACCTTGACGTCATCAAGACAGCCGACCATATCATAGACCTCGGCCCTGAAGGAGGTTCGGGCGGCGGCATGATCGTTGCATCGGGTACGCCCGAA includes:
- the uvrB gene encoding excinuclease ABC subunit UvrB, giving the protein MAHVPKLQTVLSGESIPFRVEAPFVPTGDQPTAIAELADNIRAGKKAQVLLGATGTGKTFTIAKTIEAVQKPTLVIAHNKTLAAQLASEFKEFFPDNAVEYFVSYYDYYQPEAYIAQTDTYIEKDASINDEIDKLRHSATSALFERKDVIIVASVSCIYGLGSPEEYKNLVLSLRQGQIRDRDEILRKLVAIQYERNDIGFERGKFRVRGDVIEVVPAGYQERAIRIELFGDEIDRIVEVDILTGEVLAERKHIVIYPASHYVTSRENMERAVSSIEAELAERLEVLRGEGKLLEAQRLEQRTNYDLEMMQEMGYCSGIENYSRHLTNRQAGEAPYTLMDYFPDDYLLVIDESHVTIPQVRAMYAGDRSRKESLVANGFRLPSAFDNRPFQFSEFEEHINQIIYVSATPAPYELGQADGVVQQIIRPTGLLDPEIELRPIAGQMDDLLGEIKLRAKKNERVLVTTLTKRMAENLTDYLKEMNVRVRYLHSDIATIERAEIIRDLRAGEFDVLVGINLLREGLDLPEVSLVAILDADKEGFLRSDTSLIQTIGRAARNAEGRVIMYADRVTDSMKRAIDETERRREVQQAYNTKHGITPQTVKKKVKELIELTKVAESPAEYRAKKPSEMTEAQRLDLIDSLVSEMTEASRKLEFERAAKLRDMIVELKGSLPEKKKRTKKVKK
- the uvrA gene encoding excinuclease ABC subunit UvrA, encoding MKDKIIIKGARQHNLKNIDVEIPRDKLVVVTGLSGSGKSSLAFDTIYAEGQRRYVESLSAYARQFLGQMDKPDVDYIEGLSPAISIDQKTTSRNPRSTVGTVTEIYDYLRLLFARVGRPYCPKCGKPIQQQTVQQMVDALMAYPERTKLIIMAPLVRGKKGTHQRVLEQVKKDGYVRVRVDGMMYDIGDEITLEKTKKHTIEVVIDRLVVREGAEDRIADSIETALKLSDGIVLVQIIDGDELTFSQNFSCIDCGISLPEIAPRMFSFNNPMGACPACTGLGSHMEFDLALVIPDESLTFRQGVVAPLSKNESSYAMCQMRAVLEKYGYTLDTRFADLANDVKEKLIYGTGEEKFFYTYENMYGEIKEYHNSFEGIMPLLARRYQETHSESTQAEYEEYMSVRLCPTCRGARLKPEVLAVKIGGKNIYEVTQMTIAEGIDFFENVAFTEREQFIARQILKEIKARLSFLMNVGLNYLTLDRAAGTLSGGEAQRIRLATQIGSGLVGVLYILDEPSIGLHQRDNNKLLATLEHLRDVGNTLLVVEHDEDTMYAADHIIDIGPAAGLGGGEIVAAGTVDEIKATVGSATGDYLSRRKFIPVPAVRRQPSDKWIEVIGAAENNLKHIDARFPLGVLTVVTGVSGSGKSTLVNEILYKGLADRIYRTKNRPGKHLDIRGTEHIDKIIDIDQSPIGRTPRSNPATYTGLFDTIREVFSQTPEAKMRGYKPGRFSFNVRGGRCEACRGDGIIKIEMHFLSDVYVPCEVCRGARYNRETLGVKYKGKTIADVLDMIVDEAVEFFQHIPKLARKLKVLQDVGLGYIKLGQPATTLSGGEAQRVKLATELSRRSTGKTLYILDEPTTGLHTADIHKLLEVLGRLVEGGDTVIVIEHNLDVIKTADHIIDLGPEGGSGGGMIVASGTPEEIVKEARSYTGQFLKPILEEGARLRRQNEA